From a region of the Notolabrus celidotus isolate fNotCel1 unplaced genomic scaffold, fNotCel1.pri scaffold_248_arrow_ctg1, whole genome shotgun sequence genome:
- the LOC117809294 gene encoding membrane-spanning 4-domains subfamily A member 18-like gives MSASPPVVTAVGQVFVVTQGAGPNSPQETRSRIQVSVIGTLQIVIGLMILIVQLALVTCADTLGLISGAVAWGPLSFIVSGSLTVSTATSSRSSLVSSSLTFSMVAVVTSAAAVVINVLDAAGLHVGECVHNVTCCDAFTYWVRSLNLRLSLVLTGFCLVEYILATLSYVIHIITNNEPQEGAPERTNTLPIYEAPPHSDNSYEMAKPDEYDTNLNDIVPAPGAMTSLVLTNPSPVRQTPTKANNEVVNV, from the exons ATGTCGGCGTCCCCACCTGTGGTCACGGCAGTGGGGCAGGTGTTCGTGGTCACTCAGGGAGCGGGACCAAACTCTCCCCAGGAAACACGGTCCAGGATCCAGGTGTCAGTCATCGGG ACGCTGCAGATCGTCATCGGACTGATGATCCTCATCGTCCAGCTCGCCCTGGTTACCTGTGCGGACACGCTGGGGTTAATCAGCGGGGCGGTGGCGTGGGGCCCTCTGAGT TTCATCGTGTCTGGGTCTCTGACTGTGTCCACGGCAACAAGCTCCAGAAGCTCTTTG GTGAGCAGCTCTCTGACTTTCAGTATGGTGGCTGTGGTTACTTCAGCTGCGGCCGTCGTTATCAACGTTTTAGATGCTGCTGGGCTTCATGTGGGCGAGTGTGTTCATAACGTCACCTGCTGTGACGCCTTCACCTATTGG GTCCGGAGTCTAAATCTGAGACTCTCTTTGGTCCTCACCGGATTCTGCTTGGTTGAATATATTCTTGCCACATTGAGCTACGTCATT CATATCATCACCAACAACGAACCACAAGAGGGAGCTCCTGAGAGGACGAATACACTGCCCATATATGAAGCCCCGCCCCATTCAGACAACAGCTATG AGATGGCGAAGCCTGATGAGTACGACACTAACCTGAACGACATAGTCCCCGCCCCCGGCGCCATGACCAGCCTCGTGTTAACCAACCCCTCGCCAGTTCGCCAAACACCAACCAAAGCTAACAATGAAGTTGTGAATGTTTAA